The Synergistota bacterium genome contains a region encoding:
- the rplL gene encoding 50S ribosomal protein L7/L12 codes for MTKEEIIQAIESMTVLELAELVKALEEKFGVSAAAPVAVAAAAVPGAAPAAEEKAEEKTEFNVVLKEIGPNKIQVIKVVRQFTELGLKEAKELVEKAPSTVKEGVSKEEAEEIKKKLEEVGAKVEIE; via the coding sequence ATGACCAAGGAGGAAATAATTCAGGCAATTGAGAGTATGACGGTTCTTGAGCTTGCGGAGCTTGTTAAGGCTTTGGAGGAAAAGTTTGGAGTTTCTGCTGCTGCTCCCGTAGCGGTTGCGGCTGCTGCCGTTCCTGGTGCTGCGCCCGCCGCTGAAGAGAAAGCAGAGGAGAAGACCGAGTTCAACGTTGTTCTTAAGGAAATTGGTCCTAACAAGATTCAGGTTATAAAAGTAGTAAGACAGTTCACTGAGCTTGGCTTGAAGGAAGCGAAAGAGCTCGTTGAAAAAGCACCTTCTACCGTGAAAGAGGGCGTTTCTAAGGAAGAGGCTGAGGAAATTAAGAAGAAGCTTGAGGAAGTCGGCGCTAAGGTGGAGATCGAGTAG
- a CDS encoding 50S ribosomal protein L10: MQREPRPEKVEWVAKMTEALKGCTAAFFTGFEGLTAPEMNAVRAELKKAGVYFHVIKNNLAKRAFMEAGYEIKEELFKGANALAISYTDPVEAAKILKKHADELEKLIFKGGYLGRDFISAEEIKRLASLPSRQELLAKLVGSINAPIQGLVNVLSGVMRNLVYVLNAIKEKKEKEG; the protein is encoded by the coding sequence CGGAAGCACTCAAAGGGTGTACTGCTGCATTTTTCACGGGATTTGAGGGATTGACCGCTCCTGAGATGAATGCGGTTAGAGCTGAGCTAAAGAAGGCTGGCGTATATTTCCATGTTATTAAAAACAACCTCGCTAAGCGTGCTTTTATGGAAGCAGGATATGAAATAAAAGAGGAGCTATTCAAAGGGGCTAATGCTCTTGCGATATCGTATACCGATCCCGTAGAGGCAGCGAAGATTCTTAAAAAACACGCGGATGAACTTGAAAAATTGATATTTAAAGGAGGATATCTCGGTAGAGATTTTATATCTGCCGAGGAGATCAAAAGGTTAGCGAGCTTGCCTTCAAGGCAAGAGCTTCTTGCAAAATTGGTTGGGAGCATAAATGCTCCTATTCAGGGACTCGTAAACGTTCTGAGCGGAGTGATGAGAAATCTTGTTTATGTGCTTAATGCGATAAAAGAAAAGAAGGAAAAGGAGGGGTAA